The following is a genomic window from Macadamia integrifolia cultivar HAES 741 unplaced genomic scaffold, SCU_Mint_v3 scaffold2972, whole genome shotgun sequence.
TCACATATGTCCTTGTCTACGCTCTATTGTCACAATGGAGCtaatgccaatatacaatttcaacatatgaccagatagccgatatccttaccaaagctctcagctctacatggttctcctttctacgggacaagctacggattcgaccattcaaatccccaccttgaggggtgtatcaggacagttagcATCCCACtcaaactcaacctctagagtcatactcacactcaacaacctctcctacattgtaggcattttcaatgatcacaaactctagagactacttgcagtctAAGACTACgtcatgagacagcagagttggaataggactctcacatgtgataatagactttctaTCCATTACTCACAgatgttaacagagtcctaccccattactattagagtttgagtctcccacatgtgatcatagagtttgtctataactcaataactgtaatctctatataagagcaccattgtacactcattaaagctaatgccaatatacaatttcaacacatCTATAGGAAAGTTGAGAGATCTGTCCGTTCTATACCTGTACCAAAATCAACTTtcaggtttcattcccaaggaAATTGGAAATTTAACAAAGCTCAGGTCGCTCAGCCTGGAAAATAATCATCTAATTGGTTCCATCCCTGAAGAAATAGGAAATTTGAAGTCACTTACTGCTCTATACTTACCTCTGAACAATCTCAATGGTTCAATCCCTTCCTCTTTAGGGAAATTGAGAAACCTAACCATTTTATACCTCCCTCAGAATCAACTCTCTGGTATAATTCCTCTAGAAATAGGAAATTTGACAAGTCTGGTTGACCTACAAATTCCCTTCAATAATCTAACTGGACGCATCCCTTCCAATTTTGGAAACCTACAGAAGCTCACCAGTTTGAACCTGCTGGAAAATCAACTTTCTGGATCACTCCCTCGAGAAATAGGAAATCTCACGGAATTGGTTAGCTTACAATCGTCAAATAACCAATTCTCAGGTAGTCTGCCACAAGGGTTATGCATGAGTGGATCACTAGAAAAAATCACTGCTCATAACAACCATTTCACAGGTCTTATTCCGAAAGGCTTCAAAAACTGCACAAGCTTAGTTAGAGTTCGACTTGAAAATAACCAACTTGTAGCAAACTTATCAGAAGACTTCGGGTTTTATGAGAATCTGATTTACATTGATTTGAGCAATAATCAATTGCATGGTGAACTTTCATCGAGCCAAAACTTGCAAGCTCTATAGATGGCTGGCAACAATATTACTGGTAAGATACCTCCAGAGCTTGGGATGTTAACTCAACTGGGTCAacttgatctttcttcaaattaCCTGGTGGGAGAAATTCCTATGGAATTTGGTGAGTTGACATCCTTGCTAAATTTTAGCTTGAGTGACAACCAACTTTCTGGCAGTTTACCATTAGAAGTTGGAAGGCTAAACAGCCTAATATATCTTGACTTGTCAACAAACAGTTTGAGTGGAAACATACCAAAAGAAATAGGGAACTGCTCCAGTTTATTATATCTTGATTTAAGCAACAACAAATTTTATGGAATCATTCCATTTCAAATTGGCAATCTAGTTTACCTTCAACTTCGATTGGACCTTAGTCAAAACAGGCTCAGTGGAGAGATATTGTCACAGTTTAAAAATTTAGGGAGCTTGGAAATGTTAAATCTCTCCCACAATAAACTCTCAGGTACTATTTTCTCTCCATTCGATGGAATGTCTAGCTTG
Proteins encoded in this region:
- the LOC122067552 gene encoding MDIS1-interacting receptor like kinase 2-like, which encodes MGKRAGVSSFLYCKAPITLESLKATTNMAFCLLSFLFFNLLLTSSNSYAFNFISTGTVDQADALLKWKDTLNNQSQSVLHSWTLPHPNATNSSLRSDPWCGWIGIACNQRGIITEIILPSMGLQGMVENFPFPSFSALTSLNLTNNSFLGTVPSNVANLSVINYLDLSMNQLSGLVPTEIFLLTTLKILFLDQNHFSGSIPYGMGRLKDLTILTMYSNNVSGFIPESLGKLRDLSVLYLYQNQLSGFIPKEIGNLTKLRSLSLENNHLIGSIPEEIGNLKSLTALYLPLNNLNGSIPSSLGKLRNLTILYLPQNQLSGIIPLEIGNLTSLVDLQIPFNNLTGRIPSNFGNLQKLTSLNLLENQLSGSLPREIGNLTELVSLQSSNNQFSGSLPQGLCMSGSLEKITAHNNHFTGLIPKGFKNCTSLVRVRLENNQLVANLSEDFGFYENLIYIDLSNNQLHGELSSSQNLQAL